In Candidatus Defluviibacterium haderslevense, the following are encoded in one genomic region:
- a CDS encoding response regulator transcription factor, with translation MKKLRCYLVDDEEMVLKALKNIINRQFESLEIVGMATSVAEAEKGIRLTNPDVVFLDIVMPVESGFELIKRFEVINFEIVFITSHAEYAIQAFQNLALAYLLKPVSISEFKKMLITLHERIELKEKSRLYEALIDNINSKNEIDQKIAVFVNNQFLFIRIGDIIRIEGWNRYSKIIVNNNKSYLSSYNIGKYSKLLLKHQFFLSHRSHLINLNYVESLKSEFEIIMTDKSIALLSTRRKPEFLDFLKVNNI, from the coding sequence ATGAAGAAATTAAGATGCTATTTAGTAGATGATGAAGAAATGGTGTTAAAAGCATTAAAAAATATTATCAATCGTCAATTTGAATCATTAGAAATCGTTGGAATGGCAACATCTGTTGCGGAAGCAGAGAAAGGCATTAGATTAACAAACCCAGATGTCGTATTTCTGGATATTGTTATGCCTGTTGAATCAGGATTTGAACTGATCAAAAGGTTTGAGGTTATAAATTTTGAAATTGTATTTATCACAAGTCATGCTGAATATGCAATACAGGCATTTCAGAATTTAGCATTAGCTTATCTTCTTAAACCTGTAAGTATTTCAGAATTTAAAAAAATGCTTATCACCTTACATGAACGAATTGAATTAAAAGAAAAGAGTCGACTATATGAGGCTCTTATAGATAATATAAATTCAAAAAATGAAATAGATCAAAAAATTGCAGTTTTTGTAAATAACCAATTTTTGTTCATTCGTATTGGTGATATCATTCGAATTGAAGGATGGAATAGATATTCCAAAATTATAGTCAATAACAATAAATCTTATTTGAGTTCTTATAATATTGGAAAATATTCTAAATTATTATTGAAGCATCAATTTTTTTTAAGTCACCGATCACATTTAATAAATTTAAATTATGTAGAGTCCTTAAAATCTGAATTTGAAATTATCATGACCGACAAATCTATAGCATTACTTTCAACCAGGAGAAAGCCTGAATTTTTAGATTTTTTAAAAGTAAATAATATTTAA
- a CDS encoding fibrobacter succinogenes major paralogous domain-containing protein, translating into MKISILRITYLISCFALFISCHEENTVETTLTDNSGNKYDLIKIGNQTWIASDFIGTKYSNGDPIPNLKDCSSWTNTVNGAYCYYNNDSINTHTYGLNYNYYTVTDPRGLAPAGFHVATLEDWQELIDFLGGLSMAGGKMKDVNNTSWNQPNVGATNEAKFNIKGGGYRDRNCVFGVLKLEVGYWADTRNSIVNPAYVHLYANSEKLTIDITNPGQQGSGEHIRLIKNK; encoded by the coding sequence ATGAAAATTTCAATTTTAAGAATCACTTACCTCATTTCTTGTTTTGCCTTATTTATTTCTTGCCATGAAGAAAATACAGTAGAAACCACTCTTACGGATAACTCAGGAAATAAATATGATCTGATAAAAATAGGTAATCAAACATGGATAGCTAGTGATTTTATTGGTACTAAATATAGTAATGGAGATCCCATCCCCAATTTAAAAGATTGTTCAAGTTGGACCAATACGGTTAATGGGGCATATTGCTATTATAATAATGATTCCATTAATACACATACTTATGGCTTAAATTATAATTATTACACAGTAACTGATCCTAGAGGTTTAGCGCCAGCAGGTTTTCATGTGGCTACACTTGAAGACTGGCAAGAATTGATTGATTTTCTCGGAGGTCTCTCTATGGCCGGCGGAAAAATGAAAGATGTAAATAATACCTCTTGGAATCAACCCAATGTAGGAGCAACAAATGAAGCAAAATTTAATATAAAAGGAGGAGGATATAGAGATAGAAATTGTGTATTCGGTGTATTAAAATTAGAAGTTGGGTACTGGGCTGATACTCGAAATAGCATCGTGAACCCAGCTTATGTTCATTTATATGCCAACAGCGAAAAACTTACAATAGATATTACCAATCCCGGTCAACAGGGAAGTGGGGAGCATATTCGGTTGATTAAAAATAAATAA
- a CDS encoding TolC family protein yields MKIKITFCVLWIIGHSLCGQETWSLKKCIQHAVEHNLSLKQSELSVKSAAINLKESKFGRLPNLNAGINPGVSFGRNIDPTTNSFITENIFSGNYSLSTNVPIYQGGLINNTIKFNSKQVEASKEDYQQSVNDISLKVANDFLTVLLSQERLEISKQNFESVKQQLDQTTKLIKAGSKPEGDLLDLKSQLAKAEQTVVGAENGLDLSWLQLKQTLRLDPSYNLVLEKLTDDQLRDIEQESYTFEHLFSHAEKEQHGIKAAYLKWEAAKFNEKIAKGQYKPSILANGYLGSRYSDAAKQITGYTLTNQVYPGTKIDGKSVVFEQLYPEVSGTEVIPFGKQFDQFLGYGIGLSIQIPIYNNFKVNAAVQRSKIQTEQSDIFYQVQKENLSQQIAQSLANVKAAVKEYEAAGRTVEFATLSRNNTQRKFEIGSSSTLELNLAQNALQSASLNLIIAKYDLLFKRKVLDFYAGKELKL; encoded by the coding sequence ATGAAGATAAAAATTACTTTTTGTGTTTTATGGATTATAGGTCATTCTCTTTGTGGCCAAGAAACCTGGTCACTAAAAAAATGTATACAGCATGCAGTAGAACATAACCTGAGTTTGAAGCAAAGTGAATTATCGGTGAAAAGTGCTGCCATCAATTTAAAAGAAAGCAAGTTCGGCAGATTACCTAATTTAAATGCTGGAATAAATCCGGGTGTTAGTTTTGGAAGAAATATTGATCCGACAACTAATTCATTTATAACTGAGAATATTTTTTCAGGTAATTATAGTTTATCAACTAATGTTCCTATTTATCAAGGTGGATTAATCAATAATACTATAAAATTTAATAGCAAGCAAGTTGAAGCCAGTAAAGAGGATTATCAACAAAGTGTGAATGATATATCACTTAAAGTAGCAAATGATTTTTTGACAGTGCTTCTGTCACAAGAGCGATTGGAAATTTCCAAACAAAATTTTGAATCGGTGAAACAACAATTGGATCAAACAACAAAATTAATTAAAGCCGGATCTAAGCCAGAAGGTGATTTATTGGATTTAAAATCCCAATTAGCAAAAGCTGAACAAACTGTAGTGGGAGCTGAAAATGGATTAGATTTGTCTTGGTTGCAATTAAAGCAAACACTTCGGTTAGATCCTTCATATAATTTAGTGCTTGAAAAATTGACGGATGATCAATTGAGAGATATTGAACAGGAATCGTACACCTTTGAACATTTATTCAGCCATGCTGAGAAAGAGCAACATGGAATTAAAGCGGCATATCTTAAATGGGAAGCAGCAAAATTTAATGAAAAGATAGCAAAAGGACAATATAAGCCAAGTATTTTAGCCAATGGATATTTAGGCTCGCGTTATTCCGATGCCGCAAAACAAATTACGGGTTATACATTAACGAATCAGGTATATCCTGGTACAAAAATCGATGGTAAATCGGTAGTTTTTGAACAATTATATCCAGAAGTGAGTGGGACCGAAGTCATTCCATTTGGAAAACAGTTCGATCAATTTCTTGGATACGGCATAGGACTTTCAATTCAGATTCCAATCTACAACAACTTTAAAGTAAATGCAGCGGTTCAGAGAAGTAAAATTCAAACCGAACAATCAGATATCTTTTATCAGGTTCAAAAAGAGAACTTAAGTCAACAAATTGCGCAATCGTTAGCAAATGTTAAAGCTGCGGTAAAGGAATATGAGGCTGCAGGCAGGACAGTGGAATTCGCAACTTTATCCAGAAACAATACCCAGCGTAAATTCGAAATAGGATCTTCAAGTACACTCGAGCTCAATCTGGCGCAGAATGCACTTCAAAGTGCCTCATTAAATTTGATTATTGCTAAGTACGATTTATTATTTAAACGCAAGGTGTTGGACTTCTATGCTGGAAAGGAGTTGAAATTGTAG
- a CDS encoding DUF5103 domain-containing protein, translated as MLRFTSIFFVLMMGSFHMLKGQNSNGQIIASDSNYIPTVRSIYFQDVNSTLSLPIFYLDSVYQFNIHFDLLENKPRRISYSLLLYDRNWNPVDLDPLEYLEGINEQLITNYKSSQLTLVPYIHYTINFPSTELNLKSTGNYLLIVYDEDENVLFTRKIYVAQNRFRVDVKFVSAADIAKYYSHQAIEMNITAPYPYKVLNPLQELQVEIFQNGNPNTRIILKEPFNYSSDKFNYVRKDEIIFPAMKEYRYKDIRSVQQKTFGISYWDERDGKYNCYFVPDEIRADRNYFSDIDINGRFYISKNDVEYARDNYIKEYVWCYPSIKTSRHDEREVYIYGALSDWKLKDEFKMTYDESKRAYLGSFLFKNSYFNYMYATLDDQGNISTSEFEGDWYETENDYFVLVYYKGFGDRNDRIVFAGRFTSN; from the coding sequence ATGTTAAGATTTACTTCTATTTTTTTTGTTTTAATGATGGGTTCATTTCATATGCTGAAAGGACAAAATAGCAATGGTCAAATCATTGCAAGTGACTCCAATTATATACCAACAGTGCGATCGATTTATTTTCAAGATGTGAATTCCACTTTATCGCTACCCATATTTTATTTAGACTCCGTATATCAATTTAATATTCATTTTGATTTATTGGAAAACAAGCCTCGAAGAATTTCATATAGTTTATTATTGTATGATCGAAATTGGAATCCTGTAGACTTGGATCCTTTGGAATATTTGGAGGGTATTAATGAGCAACTCATTACAAATTACAAATCATCACAATTAACGCTTGTACCTTATATCCACTACACGATTAATTTTCCGAGTACTGAATTGAACCTTAAGTCAACTGGAAATTATTTGCTCATAGTATATGATGAAGATGAGAATGTGCTTTTTACCAGGAAGATTTATGTTGCTCAAAATAGATTCAGAGTGGATGTTAAATTTGTATCAGCTGCGGATATAGCCAAATATTATTCCCATCAGGCCATAGAAATGAATATTACAGCTCCGTATCCTTATAAAGTTTTGAATCCATTACAGGAACTACAAGTTGAAATTTTTCAAAATGGAAATCCGAATACCAGAATTATCCTAAAAGAACCTTTTAATTATTCCAGTGATAAATTTAATTATGTCAGAAAAGACGAAATAATATTTCCTGCAATGAAGGAATATAGATACAAGGATATTAGGTCAGTACAACAAAAGACTTTTGGAATATCTTATTGGGATGAAAGGGACGGTAAGTATAATTGTTATTTTGTTCCTGATGAAATTCGCGCAGACAGAAATTATTTTTCTGATATAGATATCAATGGAAGATTTTATATTTCAAAAAATGATGTTGAATATGCCAGAGATAATTATATAAAAGAATATGTTTGGTGTTATCCAAGTATAAAGACAAGTCGGCATGACGAACGAGAGGTATACATATATGGAGCTCTTTCTGATTGGAAATTAAAGGATGAATTTAAAATGACCTATGATGAATCAAAAAGAGCCTATTTAGGTTCGTTTTTGTTTAAAAATTCATATTTTAATTACATGTATGCTACATTAGATGATCAAGGTAATATCAGTACTTCTGAATTTGAAGGTGACTGGTATGAGACAGAAAATGATTATTTTGTACTTGTTTATTATAAAGGATTTGGAGATCGAAATGATAGAATTGTTTTTGCAGGTAGGTTTACTTCAAATTAA
- the rlmN gene encoding 23S rRNA (adenine(2503)-C(2))-methyltransferase RlmN, producing MKTIQKKDILTLSSDELKLRLSELGFEKYRFKQIEDWLWKHAVRSFEEMTNLSLERRQLLEEHFTIHKLITDKIQRSSDGTIKFRFLLHDGQKIESVLIPVDDKNRFTVCVSSQAGCSLTCTFCATGRMGLIRQLTTAEIFDQYIEVNKIALETYGQALTNVVYMGMGEPLLNYKNVVQSVRRLISSSGPNLSFRRITISTAGIAKMIYKLADENIKLNLALSLHASNDEKRSEMMPINDSNNLYSLMGALKYFHQKTGNRISYEYIAFEHYNDYIEDAKNLVKLCSQFPVMVNIIEYNSVKGIDYIKSTSDRIDEFAKWVSARGIMITVRKSRGKDIDAACGQLANQN from the coding sequence GTGAAAACTATACAAAAAAAAGATATTTTGACTTTAAGTTCTGACGAACTTAAACTGCGGTTGTCCGAATTAGGTTTTGAAAAATATCGCTTTAAACAAATCGAAGATTGGCTTTGGAAACATGCAGTTCGATCTTTTGAAGAAATGACCAATCTTAGTTTGGAAAGAAGACAATTACTGGAAGAGCATTTTACTATCCATAAGTTAATTACTGACAAAATACAACGCAGTTCAGACGGTACTATTAAATTCAGATTTTTATTGCATGATGGTCAAAAAATTGAATCTGTTTTAATTCCGGTAGATGATAAAAATAGGTTTACCGTTTGTGTATCTTCACAAGCGGGATGTAGTCTGACCTGTACCTTTTGTGCGACGGGTAGAATGGGACTGATTCGTCAACTTACAACTGCAGAAATATTTGATCAATATATTGAAGTCAATAAAATTGCCTTAGAGACCTATGGCCAAGCTTTAACCAATGTAGTTTATATGGGCATGGGTGAACCATTGCTCAATTATAAAAACGTAGTGCAAAGTGTACGTAGATTGATTTCTTCTTCTGGTCCCAATTTGTCATTTCGCAGAATTACGATTTCTACAGCAGGAATTGCAAAAATGATTTATAAATTAGCAGATGAGAATATCAAGTTGAATTTAGCATTGTCCTTACATGCCTCTAATGATGAAAAGAGGAGTGAAATGATGCCCATAAACGATAGTAATAATTTGTATTCACTTATGGGTGCTTTGAAATATTTTCACCAAAAGACAGGAAATCGTATAAGTTATGAATACATTGCATTTGAACATTACAATGATTATATTGAGGATGCAAAAAATTTGGTAAAACTCTGCAGTCAGTTCCCGGTAATGGTTAATATTATTGAATATAATTCAGTTAAGGGAATAGATTATATTAAATCAACATCAGACCGAATCGATGAATTTGCAAAATGGGTAAGTGCCAGAGGAATAATGATTACAGTTCGAAAAAGCCGAGGAAAAGATATTGATGCCGCATGTGGACAATTGGCCAATCAAAATTAG
- a CDS encoding DUF3089 domain-containing protein: MKKGLFILFIVALWSCSTTKPSEVFNSAHLGPNPDYSLAQNWAALPDRLDFADRTPKGFIDKQNQADVDVFFLYPTTYVGKKHQNKWNASVDDLKLNKTTDESSILFQASIFNASGKIYAPRYRQAHYQAFISEDKNSASQALDVAYQDVKNAFQYYLEHYNHNRPIVLAGHSQGALHLIRLLKEFFDDGLLKNKLVVAYVVGYPVPKDAFKHLQVCQDEHQTSCICSWRSYKRGYEPKWLGLEKPMMITNPLNWKTSEDLVPKDKNLGLVVDMKKTAIPSVSAQIYKNILWTSKPKFKGSFLYRTSNFHRGDFNLFYVNVRNNLDTRVSSFWK; the protein is encoded by the coding sequence ATGAAAAAAGGACTGTTTATACTGTTTATAGTTGCATTATGGTCATGTAGTACAACAAAACCATCCGAGGTATTTAATTCTGCTCATTTAGGACCTAATCCAGATTATTCTTTAGCACAAAATTGGGCTGCATTACCAGACCGATTGGATTTTGCGGACCGGACTCCCAAGGGATTTATAGACAAGCAAAATCAAGCAGATGTAGATGTTTTTTTCTTATATCCAACCACTTATGTTGGCAAAAAACATCAAAATAAATGGAATGCCTCTGTGGATGATCTTAAACTTAATAAAACTACTGATGAAAGTTCCATCCTATTTCAAGCCAGCATTTTTAATGCTTCAGGAAAAATATACGCTCCAAGATACCGTCAAGCTCATTATCAGGCCTTCATATCTGAAGATAAAAATTCAGCTTCTCAAGCTTTGGATGTAGCATACCAAGACGTTAAAAACGCTTTCCAATATTATTTGGAACATTATAATCATAACAGACCAATAGTTTTAGCGGGTCATAGCCAGGGTGCATTGCATTTAATCCGACTATTGAAAGAATTTTTTGATGATGGATTGTTAAAAAATAAATTAGTGGTGGCCTATGTGGTTGGCTATCCAGTTCCAAAAGATGCATTTAAACATTTACAAGTATGTCAGGACGAACATCAAACCTCTTGTATATGCAGTTGGCGAAGTTATAAAAGAGGGTATGAACCTAAATGGCTTGGCCTGGAAAAACCAATGATGATTACAAATCCATTGAATTGGAAAACCTCAGAAGACTTGGTACCTAAAGATAAAAATCTAGGTTTGGTGGTAGATATGAAAAAGACTGCCATTCCTTCTGTAAGTGCCCAAATCTACAAAAACATACTATGGACCAGCAAACCAAAATTCAAAGGCAGTTTTCTCTATCGAACCTCGAATTTTCATCGGGGAGATTTTAATTTATTTTATGTTAATGTTAGAAATAATTTAGATACCAGGGTTTCAAGTTTTTGGAAATAA
- a CDS encoding DNA-3-methyladenine glycosylase 2 family protein: MKAHSHLLKDAKLKKIIGNLPKDHVTFPEFDGQVREHLISSIVSQQLSTKVARVILDRFINFFDGTFPSSKAILNVEPILLKSVGLSLQKAQYIHNISMYFEENNRQNEDFIGLSDEQIIAELTQIKGVGKWTVEMVLIFCLGRQDVFAVDDFGIQSSIINAYKLKLEKKELKQKMLKIAEKWRPYRTLACLYLWASRDFKQ, translated from the coding sequence ATGAAGGCACATAGTCATTTATTGAAGGATGCTAAATTGAAGAAGATCATAGGCAACTTGCCTAAAGATCATGTTACATTTCCTGAATTTGATGGTCAGGTAAGAGAACATTTAATTAGCTCTATAGTGAGTCAACAACTATCCACTAAAGTTGCCAGAGTAATACTCGATCGATTTATCAATTTTTTTGATGGGACTTTCCCCAGTTCAAAAGCCATATTAAATGTTGAACCTATCTTACTTAAATCGGTTGGTTTATCGCTCCAAAAAGCTCAATACATACATAATATTTCCATGTATTTTGAAGAAAACAATAGACAAAACGAAGATTTTATTGGTTTGAGTGATGAACAGATTATTGCAGAACTGACTCAGATCAAAGGAGTTGGAAAATGGACAGTTGAAATGGTACTTATATTTTGTCTTGGACGACAGGATGTATTTGCTGTAGATGATTTTGGAATTCAGTCCTCTATTATAAATGCTTATAAGTTAAAATTAGAGAAAAAAGAACTCAAGCAAAAAATGTTAAAAATTGCCGAAAAATGGAGACCTTACCGCACTTTAGCTTGTCTTTATTTATGGGCATCAAGAGACTTTAAACAATAA
- a CDS encoding DUF1800 domain-containing protein, protein MANVAPLLPYSGPFDSPELLHLLRRTLFGVSKADLNFFKNKSLNEVVDALLTFNNTVPPPIKYYGLRVNNLPDPSMLDTEVKYGETWVNTPINNQTNSPDGSRRESIKAWWMGLMIHQDRNLREQMVLFWHNHFSTEANEIGNSFYSYFTNVLLRKNCIGNFETFLNEITLDPGMLRYLNGYVNKKSAPDENYGRELQELFSVGKGPGSNYTEDDVKAAARLLTGWSITTTTKDAQGKTVNIIPKVSFNPANHDIADKKFSSFYNNTTIKSSATNDEAGAKKEITELIKMILATDEVSKFICRKLYTYFIYYEISPTVEVELIEPLALIFKNSSYDIKTLLKAFFTSDHFFKPENRGCLIKDPLCFVISKVRQFGVVIPDATKFEAQYYFWSTFKNYARNMGQDILDPPNVAGWPAYYQTPSFHEMWIDTATYPERKVYYENLSKSGINSGTYYFDAANKSILIKEDHLGFVKSLDTPEDPNALIDQSVELLFGVPISQTVKDQLKTSFLLQGQVSDHYWTDAYLLYVSNPSTTDPAAKKVPTILRDLFLDMQSAAEFHLC, encoded by the coding sequence ATGGCAAATGTAGCTCCATTATTACCTTATAGCGGACCTTTCGACAGTCCTGAATTACTGCATCTGTTGCGCCGAACATTATTTGGCGTATCAAAAGCTGACTTAAATTTTTTTAAAAATAAGTCCCTGAATGAGGTTGTAGATGCCCTATTGACGTTTAACAACACGGTTCCACCACCTATAAAATACTATGGATTAAGAGTGAATAACTTGCCTGATCCTTCGATGTTAGATACAGAGGTTAAATATGGAGAAACTTGGGTAAACACTCCAATTAATAATCAAACCAATAGTCCTGATGGCTCCAGAAGGGAAAGTATAAAAGCTTGGTGGATGGGTCTTATGATACATCAGGATAGAAATTTACGCGAGCAAATGGTTTTGTTTTGGCACAACCATTTTTCTACAGAAGCTAATGAAATTGGTAACTCATTTTATTCTTATTTTACCAATGTTTTGTTGAGAAAAAATTGTATCGGAAATTTTGAAACATTCCTCAATGAAATTACTCTAGATCCGGGAATGCTTAGATATCTTAACGGATATGTAAATAAGAAATCTGCTCCGGACGAAAATTATGGTCGCGAGTTGCAAGAATTATTTTCAGTTGGTAAAGGCCCAGGATCCAATTATACTGAAGATGATGTCAAAGCTGCTGCCCGCCTACTTACAGGTTGGAGTATTACTACCACAACAAAAGATGCTCAAGGCAAAACTGTCAATATTATTCCAAAAGTTAGTTTTAACCCTGCGAATCATGATATCGCTGATAAAAAATTCTCATCTTTTTATAACAATACAACTATTAAATCATCTGCTACTAATGATGAAGCCGGTGCTAAAAAGGAAATTACTGAACTCATTAAAATGATTTTAGCTACTGATGAAGTTTCTAAATTCATCTGTCGAAAGTTATATACTTACTTTATATATTATGAAATTTCACCTACAGTTGAAGTTGAATTGATTGAACCATTAGCTTTGATATTTAAAAATAGTTCATACGATATAAAAACATTACTAAAAGCATTCTTTACATCAGATCATTTCTTCAAACCAGAGAACAGAGGTTGTCTAATCAAAGATCCTTTGTGTTTTGTAATATCTAAAGTACGTCAATTTGGAGTTGTAATTCCAGATGCTACAAAATTCGAAGCGCAGTACTATTTTTGGTCTACATTTAAGAATTATGCTAGAAATATGGGTCAGGATATCCTCGATCCCCCAAATGTTGCTGGATGGCCTGCATACTATCAGACTCCATCATTTCATGAAATGTGGATCGATACGGCAACTTATCCAGAAAGAAAGGTTTATTATGAGAATTTGTCTAAAAGTGGAATTAATTCCGGTACGTATTATTTTGACGCCGCAAATAAAAGCATACTCATCAAAGAAGATCATCTTGGATTTGTAAAATCATTGGATACACCGGAAGATCCCAATGCACTTATTGATCAATCGGTAGAACTACTTTTTGGTGTTCCAATATCCCAAACGGTAAAAGATCAACTAAAAACATCCTTCTTACTTCAGGGTCAAGTAAGTGACCATTATTGGACTGATGCCTATTTATTATATGTATCTAATCCTTCCACAACAGATCCAGCTGCTAAAAAGGTACCTACAATTCTTAGAGATCTATTTTTGGACATGCAGTCTGCTGCTGAATTCCATTTGTGTTAA
- a CDS encoding DUF1501 domain-containing protein, translating to MKRRQFIQSVPVAIGGMSVTSYASTPMLSALTSALYDTDRVLVIVQMSGGNDGLNMVFPLDQYDTLLSHRSNLLMAQDKILSLSGTNGKTGIHPAMNRFNELWDEKKLSIVQSVGYPSFSFSHFRATDIWMSASDSKEFLNSGWAGRYLNYEYPNYPVGFPNPTLPDPLAIRIGGSVGLGLQNMGVNMGISINNTNDLLNLTGSIYKDQATSDFKGKELLYVREVQRQTDKFGDSVSAGAMKGKNLSTLYPTGSAPGASLSNALKIVAKLISGGLKTRIYWVSTGGFDTHSNQVSTTDKTTGNHANLLKGVSDSIHAFLDDCKLLGVEDRVAGMTFSEFGRRIKTNASIGTDHGGGQPMFLFGKKIVPGLVGKNPTIDPAATVNSNIPMQYDFRSVYASILQDWFCVPKDDLENVLLKNFQALPLFDPSGCIPTDVHDQNNKAGENLIYAYPNPFTTTTKIKIETKGDHTSVQIFNNEGILVKTLYDGILEAGKYDLPCDLEDAPAGTYYARIQNGKLQQVKPIMKMR from the coding sequence ATGAAAAGAAGACAATTTATACAGTCAGTACCGGTAGCTATAGGTGGTATGTCAGTTACATCTTATGCTTCGACTCCAATGCTTTCAGCCTTGACTTCAGCCCTTTATGATACCGATCGTGTCTTAGTTATCGTTCAAATGAGTGGCGGAAATGATGGATTAAATATGGTGTTTCCATTAGATCAATATGATACTTTGTTGTCTCATAGAAGTAATTTGTTGATGGCTCAAGATAAAATTCTAAGCTTATCGGGGACAAACGGAAAGACTGGTATTCATCCAGCCATGAATAGATTCAATGAACTATGGGATGAAAAAAAATTATCAATCGTTCAGAGTGTTGGTTATCCAAGTTTTAGTTTTTCCCATTTTAGAGCTACGGATATATGGATGTCAGCTTCAGATTCTAAAGAATTTTTAAATTCTGGCTGGGCTGGAAGATATTTGAATTATGAATACCCCAATTACCCAGTTGGATTTCCAAACCCTACTTTACCTGATCCACTTGCCATCCGAATAGGTGGAAGTGTCGGTCTGGGATTACAAAACATGGGAGTGAATATGGGTATTTCCATAAATAATACAAATGACCTACTTAATTTAACAGGATCTATATACAAAGATCAAGCTACTAGTGATTTTAAGGGAAAGGAATTACTTTATGTTCGTGAAGTCCAAAGACAAACGGATAAATTTGGTGATTCAGTTTCAGCTGGAGCTATGAAAGGTAAAAACTTATCAACATTGTACCCTACCGGATCTGCACCAGGAGCTTCTTTATCCAATGCGCTCAAAATTGTCGCTAAACTCATTTCAGGAGGATTAAAGACTAGAATATATTGGGTAAGTACAGGTGGATTCGATACCCATTCTAACCAAGTTTCAACCACTGATAAAACAACAGGAAATCATGCCAATCTCTTAAAAGGGGTTTCAGATTCTATCCATGCATTTCTTGATGATTGTAAATTACTCGGTGTTGAAGATCGAGTAGCTGGAATGACATTTTCAGAATTTGGAAGAAGGATTAAAACAAATGCATCTATTGGAACTGACCATGGAGGTGGCCAACCCATGTTTTTATTTGGTAAGAAAATTGTACCCGGTTTGGTAGGAAAAAATCCAACGATTGATCCTGCGGCAACGGTTAATTCCAATATTCCTATGCAATATGACTTTAGGTCAGTGTATGCCTCAATCCTTCAAGACTGGTTCTGCGTACCAAAAGATGACTTAGAGAATGTATTGCTTAAAAACTTTCAAGCTTTACCTTTATTTGATCCTTCTGGTTGCATCCCTACAGATGTTCATGATCAAAATAATAAAGCCGGTGAAAATCTGATTTATGCCTATCCAAATCCATTTACTACGACTACTAAAATTAAAATAGAAACCAAAGGAGATCATACATCGGTTCAAATATTCAATAATGAGGGAATACTCGTAAAAACCTTATATGATGGAATATTAGAAGCGGGTAAATATGATCTACCATGTGATTTGGAAGATGCACCTGCTGGAACTTATTACGCAAGAATTCAAAACGGCAAACTTCAACAAGTTAAACCAATAATGAAAATGAGATAA